One Aegilops tauschii subsp. strangulata cultivar AL8/78 chromosome 7, Aet v6.0, whole genome shotgun sequence genomic window carries:
- the LOC120968280 gene encoding uncharacterized protein isoform X2: protein MGPYASSGWSDLPIDLLIRILRLLELLEALAFRAVCPSWRSASAAAGRVPPCRTPWLVSLAEEPLLSGDQQQPVRRGLWDPTATSELRNLLDAEKTFQIRVVLDKYQEHYVRVDVERLDLKSSQMVGVSPAKALRGHAAFLGQNSLGILSVDKFPEVRTNCIYFTTPRLRGDAFEHCHNQWIGVKVYDLRSRKLEDVFLSGGGHYGTICPSEVWFTPSL from the exons ATGG GACCTTATGCAAGTTCAGGCTGGTCGGACCTCCCCATCGACCTCCTCATCCGGATACTGCGTCTCCTCGAGCTTCTCGAGGCCCTCGCCTTCCGCGCTGTCTGCCCGTCATGGCGTTCTGCATCTGCGGCCGCCGGCAGAGTCCCACCTTGCCGCACGCCATGGCTCGTGTCCTTGGCGGAGGAGCCTCTTTTGTCAGGGGATCAGCAGCAGCCTGTGCGTCGTGGATTATGGGATCCTACTGCCACTTCTGAGCTCCGCAACCTCCTGGATGCTGAGAAAACTTTCCAG ATTCGTGTCGTCCTCGACAAGTATCAGGAGCACTACGTCAGGGTTGATGTAGAGAGGTTGGATCTCAAAAGCAGCCAAATGGTAGGAGTAAGCCCTGCGAAGGCTCTAAGGGGACACGCGGCGTTCCTTGGACAGAATAGCCTGGGTATATTGTCAGTCGATAAATTCCCCGAGGTAAGAACGAATTGTATCTACTTCACGACTCCCCGTCTCAGGGGGGACGCTTTCGAGCATTGTCATAACCAATGGATCGGTGTGAAGGTCTATGATTTGAGAAGTCGGAAGCTGGAGGATGTTTTTCTGTCGGGTGGTGGCCATTATGGAACAATCTGTCCATCGGAGGTCTGGTTCACGCCGAGCCTGTGA
- the LOC120968280 gene encoding uncharacterized protein isoform X3: MAGPYASSGWSDLPIDLLIRILRLLELLEALAFRAVCPSWRSASAAAGRVPPCRTPWLVSLAEEPLLSGDQQQPVRRGLWDPTATSELRNLLDAEKTFQIRVVLDKYQEHYVRVDVERLDLKSSQMVGVSPAKALRGHAAFLGQNSLGILSVDKFPEVYDLRSRKLEDVFLSGGGHYGTICPSEVWFTPSL; the protein is encoded by the exons ATGGCAGGACCTTATGCAAGTTCAGGCTGGTCGGACCTCCCCATCGACCTCCTCATCCGGATACTGCGTCTCCTCGAGCTTCTCGAGGCCCTCGCCTTCCGCGCTGTCTGCCCGTCATGGCGTTCTGCATCTGCGGCCGCCGGCAGAGTCCCACCTTGCCGCACGCCATGGCTCGTGTCCTTGGCGGAGGAGCCTCTTTTGTCAGGGGATCAGCAGCAGCCTGTGCGTCGTGGATTATGGGATCCTACTGCCACTTCTGAGCTCCGCAACCTCCTGGATGCTGAGAAAACTTTCCAG ATTCGTGTCGTCCTCGACAAGTATCAGGAGCACTACGTCAGGGTTGATGTAGAGAGGTTGGATCTCAAAAGCAGCCAAATGGTAGGAGTAAGCCCTGCGAAGGCTCTAAGGGGACACGCGGCGTTCCTTGGACAGAATAGCCTGGGTATATTGTCAGTCGATAAATTCCCCGAG GTCTATGATTTGAGAAGTCGGAAGCTGGAGGATGTTTTTCTGTCGGGTGGTGGCCATTATGGAACAATCTGTCCATCGGAGGTCTGGTTCACGCCGAGCCTGTGA
- the LOC120968280 gene encoding uncharacterized protein isoform X1 encodes MAGPYASSGWSDLPIDLLIRILRLLELLEALAFRAVCPSWRSASAAAGRVPPCRTPWLVSLAEEPLLSGDQQQPVRRGLWDPTATSELRNLLDAEKTFQIRVVLDKYQEHYVRVDVERLDLKSSQMVGVSPAKALRGHAAFLGQNSLGILSVDKFPEVRTNCIYFTTPRLRGDAFEHCHNQWIGVKVYDLRSRKLEDVFLSGGGHYGTICPSEVWFTPSL; translated from the exons ATGGCAGGACCTTATGCAAGTTCAGGCTGGTCGGACCTCCCCATCGACCTCCTCATCCGGATACTGCGTCTCCTCGAGCTTCTCGAGGCCCTCGCCTTCCGCGCTGTCTGCCCGTCATGGCGTTCTGCATCTGCGGCCGCCGGCAGAGTCCCACCTTGCCGCACGCCATGGCTCGTGTCCTTGGCGGAGGAGCCTCTTTTGTCAGGGGATCAGCAGCAGCCTGTGCGTCGTGGATTATGGGATCCTACTGCCACTTCTGAGCTCCGCAACCTCCTGGATGCTGAGAAAACTTTCCAG ATTCGTGTCGTCCTCGACAAGTATCAGGAGCACTACGTCAGGGTTGATGTAGAGAGGTTGGATCTCAAAAGCAGCCAAATGGTAGGAGTAAGCCCTGCGAAGGCTCTAAGGGGACACGCGGCGTTCCTTGGACAGAATAGCCTGGGTATATTGTCAGTCGATAAATTCCCCGAGGTAAGAACGAATTGTATCTACTTCACGACTCCCCGTCTCAGGGGGGACGCTTTCGAGCATTGTCATAACCAATGGATCGGTGTGAAGGTCTATGATTTGAGAAGTCGGAAGCTGGAGGATGTTTTTCTGTCGGGTGGTGGCCATTATGGAACAATCTGTCCATCGGAGGTCTGGTTCACGCCGAGCCTGTGA